The Apium graveolens cultivar Ventura chromosome 6, ASM990537v1, whole genome shotgun sequence genome contains a region encoding:
- the LOC141667331 gene encoding protein SPIRAL1-like 1, giving the protein MGRGVSSGGGQSSLNYLFGSGEAPKPSTKEAEASLSDVQAVNHSPKPSTAPKSVDASKQIPAGINSTAASGQNTGNFLTDRPSTKVHSAPGGGSSLGYLFGGNDK; this is encoded by the exons ATGGGTCGTGGAGTCAGCAGCGGTGGGGGTCAGAGTTCGTTGAATTACTTGTTTGGAAGCGGAGAGGCTCCAAAGCCATCCACAAAAGAGGCAGAGGCTTCACTGAGTGATGTGCAGGCTGTAAATCATTCACCCAAACCTAGTACTGCTCCCAAATCTGTTGATGCTAGTAAGCAAATTCCTGCTGGTATAAACAGTACAGCTGCAAGTGGGCAGAACACAGGCAATTTCCTCACG GATAGGCCATCAACTAAGGTCCACTCAGCGCCTGGTGGTGGTTCTTCCCTGGGTTATCTCTTTGGTGGGAACGACAAGTAA